In Sodalis ligni, a single genomic region encodes these proteins:
- a CDS encoding EcsC family protein, producing the protein MMIPDHYERQAMLEIQHWKNPRAGGSLRAFKVINKPLDSLGNAILQAPGIGGILQGVIIALTGVCNDLAQLSVRPQAIFEEFRRDGWSGVASLGDIGALSLAGIDKTVGSLSAKYKGLALAEGMGAGLTGIAGLALDIPSLITLNLRAVGEYATYYGFDINKQEEKLFALQIMGLVSSPSDAAKNIAMAQLAAIARDTAKKRTWQQLEKHALVKIIQEIAKTLGIRLTKAKLAQTLPIVGAVVGGGYNVYFTTQVCDAAYYLYRERFLSMRFGPQVTAVAVRPA; encoded by the coding sequence ATGATGATCCCGGATCATTATGAACGACAGGCCATGCTCGAAATACAGCATTGGAAAAATCCGCGGGCCGGCGGTTCACTCAGGGCATTTAAAGTGATTAATAAGCCGCTGGACTCACTTGGGAACGCCATTTTACAGGCGCCAGGCATCGGCGGGATTTTGCAGGGCGTGATCATCGCCCTTACCGGTGTTTGCAATGATTTGGCGCAATTAAGCGTCAGGCCACAGGCCATCTTCGAGGAGTTCCGCCGTGACGGGTGGAGCGGCGTGGCGTCCCTTGGTGATATCGGCGCCTTGTCTCTGGCCGGCATCGATAAAACGGTAGGATCCCTGTCGGCCAAATATAAAGGACTGGCGCTGGCGGAAGGCATGGGGGCGGGGCTTACGGGCATCGCCGGGCTGGCGCTGGATATTCCGTCGCTGATTACGCTCAATTTGCGGGCCGTCGGCGAATATGCCACCTATTACGGCTTCGATATCAATAAACAGGAAGAAAAACTCTTTGCCCTACAAATTATGGGCCTGGTTTCTTCCCCCTCCGACGCCGCAAAAAATATCGCCATGGCGCAGTTGGCTGCCATAGCCCGGGATACGGCCAAAAAAAGAACTTGGCAACAATTGGAAAAACATGCCCTGGTGAAAATTATCCAGGAAATAGCTAAAACGCTGGGTATCCGTTTAACCAAGGCCAAACTGGCGCAAACCTTGCCGATTGTCGGGGCGGTAGTAGGCGGCGGTTACAACGTCTATTTCACCACTCAGGTGTGTGATGCCGCCTATTATTTATACCGGGAACGTTTTCTATCAATGAGATTCGGGCCGCAGGTAACCGCTGTCGCCGTCAGGCCGGCCTAA